The following coding sequences lie in one Treponema socranskii subsp. buccale genomic window:
- a CDS encoding TetR/AcrR family transcriptional regulator, whose amino-acid sequence MTINDNSRDAILNTAIRLFSQKGYEGVGVQEICENANITKPTLYYFFKSKQGLLQAIADSKGAELLQKLEHAAAYEHDFLKSLTRILAATIDFALAYPDFFNLHSVLLNAPGNAETEAVYAPLKKRFDSVFSEFFIKSAHEFGNMRGKEKLYSILYHNNVISVSLLCVHQKLSGDDQTIYRIVHGFVYGVAN is encoded by the coding sequence ATGACAATAAACGATAACAGCAGAGATGCAATTCTCAACACGGCAATACGCCTTTTTTCACAAAAGGGGTACGAAGGAGTCGGCGTGCAGGAAATTTGCGAAAACGCAAATATTACAAAGCCGACCTTATATTATTTTTTCAAAAGCAAGCAGGGACTTTTGCAGGCGATAGCGGATTCAAAGGGTGCGGAGCTTTTGCAAAAGCTCGAACATGCCGCAGCGTACGAACACGATTTTCTTAAAAGTCTGACACGCATCCTGGCCGCGACAATCGATTTTGCGCTTGCGTATCCCGATTTTTTTAATCTGCACAGCGTGCTTTTAAACGCGCCCGGCAATGCGGAAACCGAAGCGGTCTATGCGCCGTTAAAAAAACGCTTCGATTCGGTGTTTTCGGAATTTTTTATTAAATCCGCGCACGAGTTCGGCAATATGCGCGGAAAAGAAAAACTGTATTCCATACTGTACCACAACAACGTTATTTCGGTTTCGCTTTTATGCGTACATCAAAAATTGTCCGGAGACGATCAAACGATTTACCGCATCGTACACGGCTTTGTCTACGGCGTAGCAAACTGA
- a CDS encoding alpha-amylase family glycosyl hydrolase: MSNLFSDKIFYHIYALGMGNCPKRNDFACPAGDFFEKLSEQLDRIRSLGCNALLIGPIFESSAHGYDTVDYYHVDRRLGNNERFKRFCSLCHEKGFAVVLDAVFNHTGRDFFAFKDIRQKGQYSPYKDWYVNIDFSRRSAEGDCFEYEGWAGCKDLVKLNVDNDAVREHLFGAVKMWIEEFAIDGLRLDAADVLSKTFLDALASFCRSIKSDFWLMGEVVHGDYSEWAQNGRLDSVTNYQMYKSLWSCLNDRNMYELSYNLNREYNAESGMYKDIALYNFVDNHDVNRAVSALTSPERHLHLLYGLLFTIPGIPSVYYGSEYGIRGMRKVDCDYELRPPLPPFAQLPDFTQPGFDAGFIRTSIETFSKIRRSRPALQRGSYRQEFIANRQFGFWRECSEEKILIIVNSDFAQACVFLHSIPEGEYENLTDGRICHSDDLKELQTAPCSILILRKNE; this comes from the coding sequence ATGTCAAATTTATTTTCGGATAAAATTTTTTATCATATCTATGCACTGGGTATGGGGAATTGCCCGAAGCGGAATGATTTTGCGTGCCCCGCAGGGGATTTTTTTGAAAAACTTTCGGAGCAGTTGGACAGGATTCGATCCTTGGGCTGTAATGCGCTCCTCATCGGGCCGATTTTTGAGTCGAGCGCGCACGGATACGATACGGTCGATTATTATCACGTGGATCGTCGGTTGGGGAATAACGAGCGCTTCAAACGCTTTTGCAGCCTGTGTCATGAAAAGGGATTCGCCGTGGTGCTCGATGCGGTATTCAATCATACGGGGCGGGATTTTTTTGCCTTTAAGGATATTCGGCAAAAAGGGCAATACAGCCCTTACAAAGATTGGTATGTCAATATTGATTTTTCCCGGCGGAGTGCCGAGGGGGACTGCTTTGAATATGAAGGCTGGGCGGGCTGCAAGGATTTGGTAAAACTGAATGTCGATAACGACGCCGTACGGGAGCATCTTTTCGGCGCGGTAAAAATGTGGATCGAAGAATTCGCAATAGACGGCCTGCGCCTCGATGCGGCGGATGTGCTGAGCAAAACCTTCCTCGATGCGCTGGCTTCCTTTTGTCGAAGTATAAAGAGCGATTTTTGGCTCATGGGCGAAGTCGTGCACGGCGACTATTCCGAATGGGCGCAAAACGGCCGGCTCGATTCGGTAACGAACTATCAGATGTACAAATCGCTTTGGTCATGTTTGAACGATCGGAATATGTATGAGCTTTCGTATAATTTGAACAGAGAATATAACGCCGAAAGCGGTATGTATAAAGACATCGCATTGTACAATTTCGTGGACAACCACGACGTAAATCGAGCGGTCAGTGCGCTCACCTCTCCGGAGCGGCACCTGCATCTGCTATACGGGCTGCTCTTTACGATTCCCGGCATCCCGTCCGTCTACTACGGCAGCGAATACGGTATACGGGGAATGCGGAAAGTCGACTGCGATTACGAACTGCGCCCTCCGCTTCCGCCTTTCGCTCAGCTTCCGGATTTTACGCAGCCGGGTTTTGACGCGGGCTTTATCCGTACGTCCATTGAAACATTTTCGAAAATACGACGGAGCCGTCCCGCTTTGCAGCGCGGTTCGTACCGGCAGGAGTTTATTGCAAACCGGCAATTCGGCTTTTGGCGCGAATGTTCCGAAGAAAAAATCCTGATCATCGTAAATTCGGATTTTGCGCAGGCCTGTGTTTTTTTACATTCCATTCCGGAGGGCGAATATGAAAATCTGACGGACGGAAGGATCTGTCATTCCGATGATTTGAAAGAACTGCAAACGGCTCCGTGTTCAATACTGATATTGCGCAAAAACGAATGA
- a CDS encoding L-threonylcarbamoyladenylate synthase, with product MILHKTDEKAASLCVDFLKRGKILILPTDTVYGFSGIVESGKKIFRTEEKIRAIKGRDEGKPFIRLIAHPDEIRRYAKDAVPASLLAKWPGALTIIVNDGTGGTAAYRCPGDAWLRAVIAQSGPVYSTSVNKSGKPVLEKISDIIETFEDDVDLIISSGDTSGALPSTIVDISSGTLRVLRQGAVQV from the coding sequence GTGATATTGCACAAAACCGACGAAAAAGCGGCTTCCCTGTGCGTTGATTTTTTAAAGCGCGGAAAGATCCTTATCCTTCCGACGGACACCGTGTACGGTTTTTCGGGCATCGTCGAAAGCGGTAAAAAAATATTCCGAACCGAAGAAAAAATACGGGCGATAAAGGGCAGGGACGAAGGAAAGCCTTTTATCCGCCTCATCGCACACCCCGATGAAATACGCCGTTATGCAAAGGACGCCGTACCCGCCTCTCTCCTTGCAAAGTGGCCGGGCGCGCTCACGATCATCGTAAACGACGGAACGGGGGGCACTGCCGCGTACCGCTGTCCCGGAGATGCGTGGCTGAGAGCTGTCATCGCACAAAGCGGTCCCGTCTATTCGACGAGCGTCAATAAAAGCGGAAAACCCGTACTCGAAAAAATAAGCGACATTATCGAAACGTTTGAAGACGATGTCGATTTAATAATTTCATCGGGCGATACGTCGGGCGCCCTTCCGTCGACCATCGTCGATATAAGTTCGGGTACCCTCCGCGTGCTGCGTCAAGGAGCCGTGCAGGTGTAA
- a CDS encoding FtsB family cell division protein: MTRTKILSAVFIGTLVYVLLSFFAGRDGIIVYNRLQKQKRAISRQTALIQKINEELLLERTALEKDKDVIAAYARKLDYVSEGEKLVKITGLKPYEAPLYDTGTVVRREPIAFMSERTCKACGIAFFALTFVLLALTGGSGEVMARRKKVQVLAEEKRISSAMRKTASDAAGKMRIATFGGGTR; this comes from the coding sequence ATGACACGCACAAAAATCCTTTCGGCCGTTTTTATCGGTACCCTCGTATATGTACTCCTTTCGTTTTTTGCGGGCAGAGACGGCATCATCGTATACAATCGGCTGCAAAAACAAAAACGCGCGATAAGCAGGCAGACGGCACTCATCCAAAAAATAAATGAAGAACTGTTACTGGAACGCACGGCGCTCGAAAAAGATAAAGACGTTATCGCCGCCTATGCGCGTAAGCTCGATTACGTGAGCGAGGGGGAAAAGCTCGTTAAAATAACCGGACTTAAGCCCTACGAAGCGCCGCTGTATGATACGGGAACCGTCGTTCGGCGCGAGCCGATAGCGTTTATGAGCGAGCGGACATGCAAAGCATGCGGCATCGCGTTTTTTGCGCTTACGTTCGTACTTTTGGCGCTTACCGGCGGAAGCGGAGAAGTTATGGCGCGGCGAAAAAAAGTGCAAGTCTTAGCGGAAGAAAAACGGATTTCTTCTGCAATGCGGAAAACCGCTTCCGATGCTGCGGGCAAAATGCGCATAGCGACTTTCGGCGGCGGTACTCGGTGA